The nucleotide sequence aaaacaaagacacTGACATATTATAAGATCTGTTAGTATacgtttctttcagttgaaacatCTCAGACATTTACTTTATgctttacattttagtctgggattAGGCCTAAGCATGGTTTGTGTGTTAGTTACAGAAATGCCAcattaaaaatgtgtataaatcGATGAAAATGCTCTGAGATAGTCGCTGGTGCAATGGTTCACCGCTGGGAGCTGCTCTCAATGAACTCGCATGATTCTCGGGCTCACAAAAATCACCCTTCTACGCCAAACCATAAAAATTTAGCCTCGTTTACTGAAATCCACGTAACTTCGGTACTTCGATACACACTCCGAACCAACGTTTAGAAACCAACGATCCACAAAAGTTTCGAAGCGTCACGAAGCAGTGCTTCACAAGCGCCCATCACTAACTGCTGCCATGTTTACTGTCTCCTCAGATGATGTCCACACGGTTAATCCACGTTTCCCGTCTTCCTCTCTATGGGTGTCATCGTGCGGGACAGTATGTGGGTCGACGGATGCCCATCAAAGTCACACACACCGTACAGATCCAACCCGCGTCCTTCTCCTCTGACCTCGTCTCAAGGAAATACAGTCCAATTTACACTTTTCCGGCTATCAAAGGCCTGCGGGCGCTCTCTAGACTCAAGCTGATGCAGACGGGCATCACTGTGGTCTTACTGCCGGCGGTGTACTACCTCTATCTGCAGGGACAGGCGTCAGGACTGCTGTTGGGTTACTCCACAGGCATCGCCGGGTTCGCCGGCGTCATGCTGTACTCCATAAGCCACTACGTCAGACGAGTGGTGGGCATGATGTATCTGGACTCAACGCAGACCGTCTTAAAGGTGTCGCACCTGACCTTCTGGGGTCACAGACGGGACATGTACGTGCCCGTGTCAGATATCATAACTCTGGGAGAGTCTGGGGACGCCAAAGGAGAGCCCATCCTGCGTTTGAAGCGCTACAGTTGTTCTGATACCATGTACTTCTCCACCAGACTGGGACGAGTGGTGGACAGAAGGGCTTTTGAGAAGGTTTTTGGGAGTTTGTCATGAATTTACTTCCTCTTGTTGTTGCTTTTTCTCATGTCATGGACCGTTAGATACTGTCTTGTAATTTAAGTGACGAATAAAGATGTTATGTTAAAATTTGGGAAAGTCTGACAGTATTCAGTGTTGAGCGCTGTAGTAAAACTACATAACTTCTAATACAACTGAAGTAATTGAAATAGACTACATCTTTAAATCTGGTAACTAGTCATCTATAAActtgtaacctattacatttcaaaagtaaccttcccaaaaCTGAATGAcaatcttcacaaatgaacacagtTGATTACTATACCATGGTTGCTCTACAAGTATAGCAAATATACAAGTTTGAAATTGTGTATTTTTTGCAACTTTACACAATGGGGCTGTGAAAGTGGACAAGTGAATAAATGAGTGGTCTTGTTTGGCATCATGCATCTCTTTTGTGTAGTCAAAACAACgttttaaatgctaaaacggCTTGCGATACGATACCACTAGACCCCAGAGAAAAGACCTCTCAAGCTATGACCCGTCCATAACCTGTAAGATTAATTTCTATTTTCTAACATTTACTCACTGCTCGTGAAGGAAGGGCTGGGTCTCGGTCTGTCCTGTTTTCAGTTAATGAACGGAACAGTACACATCCCATCCAATAAATCACAATTAGCTTTGTGCTTTATTACGTTTGATATAAATCAAAGTCTTCAAATTAGTATACGGGCGATAAATGCTGTTTAATGTGAAGCGACAGATCGCTGTAATTCAGTTCAAAGAAAGAAGCAGAGGCTTTAAGCGAACATGAATTGATTATATCCTCCGTCTTAATACCAGTTTAACCTTGAAACATACATCCATAAACATTGCAAATAGCCCACCTTGTTGGCAGAGGTTAATTAGAGTAACTCCGCCCACCAACATATGATTGGGCGAACCAACACTACAGAAGACGATCAATAAACAGCAGCTCCAGTGACGTAGATGGTGAAATGCAAGCTATAGTCTTTTTGATTCAATCGACCAGACACTCCATacgttattattgcatactgttttataattacTAAAGTGCTAAGGAGGAGATAATTGCCACTACTTGCAATAAGtggtataaatagcagaaaatcccggcatttttttttacatgtggaaTCTATAGCTAGCACCTAGTTTAGCACCTATAGATTACATCTAGTGCAAATAACATCGCTATTTGCACTTAGTCTAAACAGCATCTATCGctaagaaaatgttatttttacttcTCCAATTGTTATTTACACTTAGAGCAAATGGCTGCTGCCTTTAAAAAACAAACGGGACAATCTGGCATGTACTGCACCTGATATATCCAAGATAATCTGTCAAATCGACACTCGTGAATGAGaatcaaattgtgaaatttgtgcTCTAAGTGTAATGCTCATTTCGTAGCACTAGTAGTGTGGTCAACTTTGCAATTCCTGTGTTTGTTTCAGCACTTCTCCGTGACATATTATCTCAACAAGAAATTCTCATGGAGCAGCAGAAGAAGATTATGAGGATGGTGCAAGATCTCGAAGCAAACAGGGTTTCTGAGGTCACAGAGACTAACCATGTAAGTCCAAAACAATGTCCAGTTGAAGATTTGAGGTCATTCACTTCCCTTCGATCCAGTCCGGAAACGAGAGTAAAAGTGATAGGTAGCTTTATTAGTTTCTCATTGTTGCCTACGGTTATCTTACAAGTTTTATTGTAGTGACTGCTATACATAAATGgtgtgtgtttaatttaaaacaaaaacggttgaaaaaaaacaacaacccctATTTGAATTTTAATCTAATTTGGTAAGTCTAATATCAGTGTTATTCAGCACTAGATTTAGCCAATTCAATCTGTTTATATCAGTGATCAACGAACTGCACAGTGACTGCTTGTCGCTTTCAGAGTCAATTCTATTAAAATCTATTAATTCTGTTAAACAGGAAACATACAGTGAGAACGGAGAAGATGAAATGCAAGGTTAAAGAATCCTGTCCGGTACAAATAGGAAATAAACGGGCACCAAAAATGGACAAACCCTGTGGACGTACCTGTGGAAAGAAATGTACGAAGAAGATCCCGTGTgttagaagaaaataaatatttgacgCCTATAAGGACATGTCACATAGCGATATAGCATAGCTTTTGGTATTTCACTCGGTTACCCAATCACTGAAAACGCGTCTCACGATGGGACGTCCAAGCAGACGCAACAGGACTTTTCATTATTGCCTAAATAACAGCTTTGGGCAACCTCAAGAAGTTTGCAAAACCTTCTACTTAACCACACTGGAAGACCACCTGAAAAACGAAACCTATAGGAAAGCCATAAAAGACATGAACATAGGTTTCAGTAAACTTGAGTGAGGAAGAGTGTTTTCAGTTGGTCATAAAGCCACACTCTGTGTACTTGACATTACTTTCATGGTTTAGGAATAAGTTATAGAATGACTTGCAGTTACTTTAATGTGTAgcagataaatatttgaatattttagttAAAGACAAACACTCCCTTCTTTGCTCTGCTTTTTGTGCTTTGGTGAAATCTGAAGAAACGGCACTCTTTGTGTATTTGTGACATTGTGTATTACAATGTGCAACTGCAATCACAAATGGTCAAAGAAACAGTTCTTGCATTAATAGTTTAATTCTAAGCAGCTCCAGTGTCTTCTAGCATGCCCTTAATAGTGTGCTTGCACTCTTGACTGAGAATGGAAACGGGATAAAGAATGTCATATCTCCTTTAAAAGCAATGTATTTAATACAGATTTGGGGCATGGATCGGCAGCAATATTTTCACGAGGTGGCCTAGTGAGTGAAAGAGCTCCACTTTGAAGCCCAGCTGTTGCTATTTtcatttctgattggctgactcgGGTAAAGGTGATCACATGAGGTACCAAGCAGCCAATCCAGCGGCAGCAGCGACACACATGGCCAGAATCACCTGTACTGTGGACGGGCCAAGCAGCATCTTGGCAAAATTACATGCATGGGTCGTGCTTCCACTCACCGCTAGACAGAAAATGAGGGAAGCAGTTGAGTTAAAACAACAAAACTTCTTAAATTTACATCATATAAaactacattaataaatatagttTCGCTAACAACTCACCCATCTTGGCTGCATAGTAGGGGCATTTACTGATGTCTCCACCCATATCCCCATGTGCATGGAAGCCAATGTCCTGCACTTCCTCTTTTAT is from Carassius gibelio isolate Cgi1373 ecotype wild population from Czech Republic chromosome B22, carGib1.2-hapl.c, whole genome shotgun sequence and encodes:
- the tmem186 gene encoding transmembrane protein 186, whose protein sequence is MMSTRLIHVSRLPLYGCHRAGQYVGRRMPIKVTHTVQIQPASFSSDLVSRKYSPIYTFPAIKGLRALSRLKLMQTGITVVLLPAVYYLYLQGQASGLLLGYSTGIAGFAGVMLYSISHYVRRVVGMMYLDSTQTVLKVSHLTFWGHRRDMYVPVSDIITLGESGDAKGEPILRLKRYSCSDTMYFSTRLGRVVDRRAFEKHFSVTYYLNKKFSWSSRRRL